The proteins below are encoded in one region of Mya arenaria isolate MELC-2E11 chromosome 15, ASM2691426v1:
- the LOC128220518 gene encoding uncharacterized protein LOC128220518, whose amino-acid sequence MVKRCSYGTCNTDSRYTERLENDIKFYPFPKPGRNLEKCIRWLRLCGRPNDQLNLEKLKNHGTAKHVYVCSKHFVDGQPTTGNPDPLPALPYDHATPARRPPKLRAVTEPSRKRLRLDGMSDNHEHKRQEQKFTAYRLLEDENDKDIPNRLPAPATENMPSSDKADENRLLDMLALAAENESLKQHLAKLILETEKLQQRKIND is encoded by the exons atggttaaaagaTGCAGTTATGGAACCTGCAACACTGACAGCAGATACACTGAAAGACTTGAGAACGATATAAAGTTCTATCCATTTCCAAAACCGGGGAGGAACCTGGAAAAGTGTATTAGATGGCTCCGATTATGTGGGCGTCCCAATGATCAGCTGAATttggaaaaattgaaaaatcacGGGACAGCTAAGCATGTTTACGTGTGTTCAAAG CACTTTGTTGATGGCCAACCTACAACGGGAAACCCTGATCCTCTACCAGCATTGCCATATGATCATGCTACACCTGCAAGGCGGCCGCCAAAGTTGCGAGCTGTCACAGAGCCTTCCAGAAAAAGATTGCGGCTTGACGGCATGTCCGACAACCATGAACACAAAAg GCAAGAACAGAAGTTTACAGCGTATCGACTTCTAGAAGATGAAAATGACAAAGACATTCCTAACCGGTTGCCAGCACCAGCAACAGAAAACATGCCATCCAGTGATAAAGCAGATG aaaacagaTTGCTGGACATGCTGGCATTAGCTGCAGAGAATGAGAGCCTGAAACAACACTTGGCCAAATTGATTCTAGAAACTGAAAAGTTGCAGCAGAGAAAGATCAATGACTAg